The following are encoded together in the Ooceraea biroi isolate clonal line C1 chromosome 2, Obir_v5.4, whole genome shotgun sequence genome:
- the LOC105281740 gene encoding odorant receptor 13a, producing the protein MFSRGDIVEKLTLSVHRLMLSCVGIWPVKNKDLFMDLRWIIAVFLEVTPMCVYFIEIYLHCNGAKKSFNRVTPCAAAALALTRLITPRIYREKLLEIVTSMMDDWSMQQDKKVRWVMKKYARMSTCVTMLTFLLVGTIVGIYIFLAISAIIMKIGNDIDGLNASQEYEVESCVFHSAASNEAFLVAQAMQMFVTGILTFGSTSFFFGLAMYLCAQFDALGIKLSEFQIGKAQQMITEVIQRHCHLIRLCDCMEESFNANILMYLFVTTTLMCIDGFMLIVSLRLGDLSMIIHSVTVLLLMMIQLSFYTFAGDCLEMRSTALSYAIYDYNWYQLPTGIAKNFQIMLMRASIPHQLTAGKFVSLNMLTFKDILKSTVSYLSVLRVMMNE; encoded by the exons ATGTTCTCACGTGGAGATATTGTGGAGAAATTGACATTGTCGGTACACAGATTGATGCTCAGTTGCGTCGGCATCTGGCCCGTGAAGAATAAGGACCTCTTCATGGACCTTCGGTGGATCATTGCCGTATTCTTGGAG GTGACTCCGATGTGCGTATACTTCATTGAAATTTACCTGCACTGTAATGGCGCGAAGAAGTCCTTTAACAGAGTGACGCCCTGTGCCGCCGCCGCGTTAGCTCTTACGAGACTGATCACACCTCGCATTTATCGAGAGAAATTACTCGAGATAGTCACATCGATGATGGACGATTGGTCTATGCAGCAGGACAAGAAGGTTCGTTGGGTCATGAAGAAGTACGCAAGAATGTCGACATGCGTGACGATGCTTACCTTTCTTTTGGTGGGTACCATAGTGGGCATTTACATATTCTTAGCGATATCGGCGATCATCATGAAGATTGGTAACGACATCGATGGCTTGAATGCGAGTCAGGAGTATGAAGTTGAGTCCTGCGTGTTTCATAGCGCAGCATCCAATGAAGCATTCTTGGTTGCCCAAGCGATGCAAATGTTCGTCACAGGTATATTGACTTTTGGTAGCACCAGCTTCTTCTTTGGGTTGGCCATGTATCTGTGCGCCCAGTTTGACGCGCTGGGCATCAAGCTGTCCGAATTCCAAATTGGTAAAGCGCAACAGATGATTACTGAAGTGATCCAAAGACACTGCCATCTAATTCGACTGTGTGATTGTATGGAGGAATCGTTCAACGCGAATATTCTGATGTATCTGTTCGTTACCACTACTCTCATGTGCATAGACG GTTTTATGTTAATAGTATCGTTACGTCTTGGAGATTTATCCATGATTATACATAGTGTTACGGTTTTGCTTCTCATGATGATCCAACTATCATTTTATACATTCGCCGGTGATTGCTTGGAGATGAGAAGTACCGCACTGTCCTATGCTATTTACGATTACAATTGGTACCAGTTGCCAACCGGTATCGCCaagaattttcaaattatgCTAATGCGCGCCAGTATTCCTCATCAACTGACGGCCGGAAAATTCGTGTCTCTAAACATGCTAACGttcaaagatattttaaagtcCACGGTGTCATATCTTTCAGTCTTACGTGTTATgatgaatgaataa